From a region of the Paenibacillus sp. R14(2021) genome:
- a CDS encoding sugar phosphate isomerase/epimerase — protein sequence MKFPIALQPYTIREELKQDFLGSFTKVAEIGYQAVEAGPPPAGITVAEMKAHFDRIGLGVIGCHAGLDQLTNDLDALLDYLDVFGGRYVALSYNFASREAVLEAAAAFNKVGAACRARGVQFLYHNHDWEFQKFDGEYALDILLQATDPELVKLELDVYWAKKGGEDPAAYMRKLKGRCPLLHVKDMEPGEERFFAEVGEGILDFADILAAAEEIGTEWLVVEQDACRRSPFESIAISFNNLSGMGVTAK from the coding sequence ATGAAATTTCCGATCGCACTACAGCCTTATACCATTCGAGAAGAATTGAAACAAGATTTCCTCGGCAGCTTCACGAAAGTGGCCGAGATCGGCTATCAAGCCGTCGAAGCGGGACCGCCTCCGGCGGGCATTACCGTGGCCGAGATGAAGGCGCATTTTGACCGGATAGGACTCGGGGTCATTGGGTGCCATGCGGGGCTTGATCAATTGACAAATGATTTGGATGCGCTGCTCGATTACTTGGACGTATTCGGCGGACGCTATGTCGCGTTGTCCTACAATTTCGCCTCCAGAGAGGCTGTGCTCGAAGCGGCGGCAGCCTTCAATAAAGTAGGAGCGGCCTGCCGGGCGCGGGGCGTGCAGTTTCTGTATCATAATCATGATTGGGAATTTCAGAAGTTCGACGGCGAATACGCGCTGGATATTTTGCTCCAGGCTACCGACCCTGAGCTCGTTAAGCTGGAGCTTGACGTCTACTGGGCCAAGAAGGGCGGGGAAGATCCAGCCGCCTATATGCGCAAGCTGAAGGGACGTTGCCCGCTCTTGCATGTGAAAGACATGGAGCCGGGAGAAGAACGCTTCTTCGCGGAGGTCGGCGAAGGAATTCTGGATTTCGCGGACATCCTTGCGGCTGCCGAAGAAATCGGAACGGAGTGGCTCGTGGTGGAGCAGGATGCCTGCCGCCGTTCGCCGTTTGAGAGCATCGCCATCAGCTTCAACAACCTGAGCGGGATGGGGGTTACAGCAAAATGA
- a CDS encoding carbohydrate ABC transporter permease yields MRTSRVVQRSLQYLLLAAAAAAVLYPVIYTFLAAFMTPDESNQYPPKMVPSHLYLGSLREVLELVPLQSFLLNSFFISTLVMLGQLITASMAAYAFVYVSFRGKAFWFAVFISSMMIPWEVTMIPNYLTVKTWGWLDSYQGLTVPFLASAFGVFLLRQFFLQLPRELFEAARMDGCGHVRHFTVIVLPLSRPALASLAVYAFLSAWNMYLWPLLITNSDAMRTVQIGISMLQFQEVTVWNLVLAGVALVMLPSLLLLVVGLKQLVRGLTAGAVKG; encoded by the coding sequence TTGAGAACGTCTAGGGTGGTTCAACGCTCGCTGCAGTATCTGCTGCTTGCAGCCGCTGCTGCGGCCGTGCTTTATCCCGTCATCTACACATTCCTCGCAGCATTCATGACGCCGGATGAATCCAATCAGTATCCGCCGAAGATGGTTCCATCGCATCTCTACCTCGGCAGTCTGCGGGAAGTGCTGGAGCTCGTGCCGCTGCAATCTTTTCTGCTGAACAGCTTCTTCATCTCGACCCTCGTCATGCTCGGGCAGCTGATTACGGCAAGCATGGCGGCCTATGCTTTCGTCTATGTGTCGTTTCGGGGCAAAGCCTTCTGGTTCGCGGTCTTCATCTCCTCGATGATGATTCCGTGGGAGGTCACGATGATTCCGAACTACCTGACCGTCAAAACATGGGGCTGGCTCGATTCCTATCAAGGTTTGACCGTCCCGTTCTTGGCCTCGGCCTTCGGCGTGTTCCTGCTGCGGCAGTTTTTCCTCCAGCTTCCGCGGGAGCTGTTCGAAGCGGCACGGATGGACGGCTGCGGACATGTGCGGCATTTCACGGTTATCGTTCTTCCGTTGTCCCGTCCTGCGCTCGCCTCACTTGCGGTCTACGCGTTCTTAAGCGCCTGGAATATGTATTTGTGGCCGCTGCTCATTACGAACAGCGATGCCATGCGTACGGTGCAGATCGGCATCAGCATGCTCCAGTTCCAAGAGGTTACCGTGTGGAATCTCGTGCTTGCGGGCGTTGCGCTCGTGATGCTTCCCTCTCTGCTCTTGCTCGTCGTAGGGCTGAAACAGCTGGTCCGCGGGCTAACCGCGGGCGCCGTCAAGGGCTGA
- a CDS encoding VOC family protein, whose product MQIGHIGLNVSDLNRSITFYTEVLGLKLRTLSEEPGKRFAYLGDDTKNTVTLWEQSEGTFSKRTPGLHHLAFEADSAEAVKSYEEKLKAYGASFIYEGLVVHREGGDSGGIFFEDPDGIRVEIYTAQGVSGHDHSSANGSACGFF is encoded by the coding sequence ATGCAAATTGGCCACATTGGCTTGAATGTTTCGGATCTAAACCGCTCCATTACTTTCTACACTGAGGTACTTGGTCTCAAGCTGCGCACACTGTCCGAGGAACCGGGGAAGCGATTCGCCTATCTTGGCGATGACACGAAGAATACGGTTACGTTGTGGGAGCAGAGCGAAGGCACGTTCTCAAAGCGTACGCCCGGCCTTCATCATTTGGCATTCGAAGCGGATTCCGCCGAGGCTGTTAAATCGTATGAAGAGAAGCTGAAAGCCTACGGGGCTTCGTTTATTTACGAAGGCTTGGTCGTGCACAGAGAAGGCGGCGATTCCGGCGGTATTTTCTTCGAGGATCCGGACGGTATCCGCGTGGAGATCTACACGGCGCAGGGCGTCAGCGGACACGACCATTCCAGCGCGAACGGCTCCGCCTGCGGCTTCTTCTGA
- a CDS encoding sugar phosphate isomerase/epimerase — MFPFKTALNASTLFPFRLNVLEQVEAAAKAGYEGIELWVKDIEAYLADGGTAEALTECLTRTGIVLANAIAFFKWADEDEAVREDAFAQAEREMRMLAALGCCGVAAPPFGSVEHVTLSDMARHYARLAALGRGIGIEVYLEFWGRASKLSRLDEAIAVQQESGVEGAKLLLDPFHMYTGGSSIDDLKRVNGSGIGIFHVNDYPADPPRATITDADRVFPGEGVAPTAAIARQLYDSGYRGFLSLELFIDDFGGMTADEVAAKGLAALKSAYEVEG; from the coding sequence TTGTTTCCATTCAAAACAGCATTAAATGCGTCGACCCTGTTTCCCTTTCGGCTAAATGTGCTGGAGCAGGTGGAGGCTGCGGCCAAGGCGGGCTATGAAGGCATCGAGCTGTGGGTGAAGGATATCGAGGCGTATCTTGCGGACGGAGGAACGGCCGAGGCGTTAACGGAATGCTTGACGCGTACAGGCATCGTGCTGGCAAATGCCATTGCCTTCTTCAAATGGGCGGACGAGGACGAGGCCGTGCGGGAAGATGCCTTCGCCCAAGCGGAGCGGGAGATGCGCATGCTTGCAGCCCTTGGCTGCTGCGGCGTAGCGGCGCCGCCGTTTGGCAGCGTCGAGCACGTCACGCTTAGCGATATGGCACGGCATTACGCCCGACTTGCGGCGCTTGGACGGGGCATCGGCATCGAAGTGTATTTGGAATTCTGGGGCCGGGCCAGCAAGCTGTCGCGGCTGGATGAAGCGATTGCGGTACAGCAGGAAAGCGGCGTCGAAGGCGCGAAGCTGCTTCTCGATCCCTTTCATATGTATACCGGAGGCAGCAGTATTGACGACCTGAAGCGCGTGAATGGCAGCGGCATCGGTATTTTTCATGTGAACGATTACCCTGCGGATCCGCCGCGCGCGACCATTACCGATGCGGACCGGGTGTTCCCGGGCGAAGGCGTTGCGCCGACGGCGGCGATTGCGCGGCAGCTGTATGATTCGGGCTACCGGGGCTTCCTGTCGCTGGAGCTGTTCATCGACGATTTCGGCGGTATGACTGCGGACGAAGTGGCTGCAAAGGGGCTAGCTGCGCTAAAGAGCGCTTATGAGGTCGAAGGTTAA
- a CDS encoding carbohydrate ABC transporter permease: protein MNTTDAGIALRSGRRMRSRRRSLPAAWKETGVGYLFMLPSLLLFAVFLFYPLLKSVYLSFFLTDPRGRVAEFVGLDNYTGLFGSPDFWNSISITLKFTAFTVPAGLLAALALAALTHVKTRGMRLFQFIFSLPVALSVSTASVIWSMLYHPTTGTLNYFLSALGLPPVQWLTDPSWALVSVSIMTVWMNSGFTYIVLLSGLQSIGDDIFDSARMDGSGPIRTFIQIIIPLLSPTLFFLSVVSIMNAFQSFGQIHILTKGGPAGSTDVFVYSIYQEAFVNYQFGTGSALSLVLFAFIMLLTFLQFRFAERKVHYH from the coding sequence ATGAATACGACGGATGCGGGAATCGCGCTGCGTTCCGGCAGACGCATGCGGAGCAGGAGACGCAGTTTGCCTGCTGCTTGGAAGGAAACGGGCGTCGGCTATCTGTTTATGCTGCCTTCGCTGCTGCTGTTCGCGGTGTTTTTATTTTATCCGCTGCTGAAATCGGTCTACTTAAGCTTCTTCTTAACCGATCCGCGCGGCAGAGTCGCCGAGTTTGTTGGACTGGACAATTACACGGGGCTGTTTGGTTCCCCCGACTTCTGGAACAGCATCAGCATCACGCTGAAATTCACCGCCTTCACCGTACCGGCCGGCTTGCTTGCCGCGCTGGCGCTTGCCGCCTTGACGCATGTCAAAACTCGCGGCATGCGGCTGTTCCAATTCATCTTCTCCCTGCCGGTTGCGTTGTCCGTCAGTACGGCTTCCGTCATTTGGTCGATGCTGTATCATCCGACGACAGGGACGCTGAACTACTTCTTATCCGCGCTCGGCCTGCCGCCCGTCCAATGGCTGACAGATCCGTCTTGGGCACTTGTTTCGGTGTCCATCATGACGGTTTGGATGAATTCAGGCTTCACGTACATCGTGCTGCTGAGCGGCCTTCAGAGCATTGGCGACGATATCTTCGACAGTGCGCGCATGGACGGCTCCGGTCCGATCCGAACCTTCATTCAAATCATCATTCCGCTGCTGTCTCCGACACTCTTCTTCTTATCCGTCGTTTCGATCATGAATGCCTTCCAGTCGTTCGGACAAATCCATATTTTGACCAAAGGGGGCCCGGCGGGTTCCACCGACGTATTCGTCTATTCCATCTATCAGGAAGCGTTCGTCAACTATCAGTTCGGCACGGGCAGCGCGCTGTCGCTGGTGCTGTTTGCCTTCATCATGCTGCTGACCTTCCTGCAGTTCCGATTCGCGGAGAGGAAGGTGCATTACCATTGA
- a CDS encoding ABC transporter substrate-binding protein, protein MKAMKLRAGLPLATAGLMVLLAACGNNTANEGNKAGDKGNAAAVTTANANTAATDTKANDTAQTESAKEPVKVVWWHSMSGELGKAVTQLVSDFNAAHPDIQVEEVYQGAYDDSLNKLKASMDSKSGPSLIQVYEIGSKFMIDSKAITPVQDFIDADSYDVSNLEGNILGYYTFDNKLYSMPFNTSNPILYYNKDMFKAAGLDPEKPPATYEEVKKAAEALTKNGKSGASFAIYGWFMEQFFANQGAEYDNNGNGRTAAATQSLLNSDAGVKTLTWWKDLVDSKVALNLGRKTDDTKKAFLAGQIGMTLDSTASLRGIVDGAKGKFEVGTAFLPKPDGVSDGGVVVGGASLWIMNNKSADEQKAAWAFIKYLAEPATQAKWHINTGYFPITKKAYDEQIVKDNMASYPQFKTAVDQLHATKLSPATQGAVMGVFPEARQIVEGAIEEAFNGQKDTKQALDDAAKAITEKIETYNKTVK, encoded by the coding sequence ATGAAAGCAATGAAGCTTCGCGCGGGCTTGCCCCTCGCAACGGCGGGACTGATGGTGCTGCTGGCCGCATGCGGCAACAATACGGCCAATGAGGGAAACAAGGCAGGCGATAAGGGGAACGCAGCAGCGGTAACGACGGCAAACGCGAACACGGCGGCGACGGACACCAAAGCAAACGATACGGCGCAGACCGAGTCTGCGAAAGAGCCGGTTAAAGTGGTATGGTGGCATTCCATGAGCGGCGAGCTGGGCAAAGCGGTCACGCAGCTGGTATCGGATTTCAACGCGGCTCACCCCGATATTCAGGTGGAAGAAGTGTACCAAGGCGCCTACGACGACAGCTTGAATAAATTGAAAGCGTCGATGGACTCCAAGTCCGGTCCGTCGCTGATCCAGGTGTACGAGATCGGCTCCAAGTTCATGATCGACTCCAAAGCGATCACGCCGGTGCAGGATTTTATCGATGCCGACAGCTATGATGTTTCCAATCTGGAAGGAAACATTCTCGGTTACTATACGTTCGACAACAAGCTCTATTCGATGCCGTTCAATACATCCAACCCGATCCTCTATTACAACAAGGATATGTTCAAAGCGGCCGGCCTTGATCCCGAGAAGCCGCCGGCTACCTATGAGGAAGTGAAGAAGGCCGCTGAGGCGCTCACGAAGAACGGCAAATCCGGTGCTTCCTTCGCGATTTACGGTTGGTTCATGGAGCAGTTCTTCGCGAATCAAGGCGCGGAATACGACAATAACGGCAACGGCCGCACGGCGGCGGCGACGCAATCGCTCCTTAACAGCGATGCCGGCGTTAAAACCTTGACATGGTGGAAGGATCTCGTGGACAGCAAGGTCGCGCTTAATCTGGGCCGCAAAACCGACGATACGAAGAAGGCATTCCTGGCCGGCCAAATCGGCATGACGCTGGACTCGACCGCATCGCTTCGCGGCATCGTCGACGGGGCGAAAGGCAAATTCGAGGTCGGCACGGCATTCCTGCCGAAGCCGGACGGCGTGTCGGACGGCGGCGTTGTCGTCGGCGGCGCGAGCCTGTGGATCATGAACAACAAGTCGGCCGACGAGCAGAAGGCCGCTTGGGCATTCATCAAATATTTGGCCGAACCGGCGACGCAGGCGAAGTGGCACATCAACACCGGCTACTTCCCGATCACGAAGAAAGCCTACGACGAGCAGATCGTCAAGGACAACATGGCGAGCTATCCGCAGTTCAAGACCGCCGTTGACCAGCTGCATGCGACCAAGCTGAGTCCGGCGACGCAAGGGGCCGTGATGGGCGTGTTCCCGGAAGCACGCCAAATCGTGGAAGGCGCGATCGAGGAAGCCTTCAACGGACAGAAGGATACGAAGCAAGCACTCGACGATGCGGCTAAAGCGATCACGGAAAAAATCGAAACGTACAATAAGACGGTGAAATAA
- a CDS encoding esterase-like activity of phytase family protein: MKSGSKKKWIAAAALVSVVACSTQIANAAEAALKAIVVHAKLIADDKEVKLDKDAVVINGSLYVPVKAMGDALGQQASWDNTTKTLTLKAYPFVKAKYTWNNAPSLGSNIKEGGFSGLLHMPGDPDNVFYTLADRGPNGQITIDKSVNRTFPVQSYEPRFYKIELVGDQVNVLATTKLTLPAGKTGLVSKNQYLTGLSNIAADEKSYDNTGKTLLPLDPDGLDLEGITYSPSDDTFWLSDEYRPSLIHIKRDGTEIARYVPFGDKALLKDAQTPIIEAIPAIYAKRIANRGFEGVTISPDGKFLYASIQSPMAVPDQATGEASRNLRILKMDLKAQQIVGEYVYVAEDAKSFVKVNQKDVVISDLSAISSDVLLVDERDKNEGAAAQIKRVYKIDLSKATNILGKDISNTVEGATADQFKAANITTAPKELVVDLTKLGYPFEKFEGLTVVNKNRIAIANDNDFGVTEYDANGVLKIVDKPTQVWEIEVKDLW, encoded by the coding sequence ATGAAGTCAGGTTCCAAGAAGAAGTGGATCGCGGCGGCGGCGCTTGTATCCGTCGTTGCCTGCAGCACGCAAATCGCGAATGCGGCCGAAGCCGCGCTGAAAGCGATCGTCGTTCATGCCAAGCTGATCGCGGACGACAAAGAAGTGAAGCTCGATAAGGATGCCGTTGTCATTAACGGAAGCCTCTATGTACCTGTGAAAGCGATGGGCGATGCGCTTGGCCAACAGGCATCTTGGGACAATACGACAAAAACGCTGACGCTGAAAGCTTACCCGTTTGTAAAAGCAAAATATACATGGAACAATGCGCCAAGCTTGGGCAGCAATATTAAAGAAGGCGGCTTCTCCGGCCTGCTGCATATGCCCGGCGACCCGGACAACGTATTCTATACGCTGGCAGACCGCGGTCCGAACGGACAAATTACAATCGATAAATCGGTCAACCGCACATTCCCGGTGCAAAGCTATGAGCCGCGTTTCTACAAAATCGAGCTTGTCGGCGACCAAGTGAACGTTCTCGCGACGACGAAGCTGACGCTGCCTGCAGGCAAGACAGGCCTCGTATCGAAGAATCAGTACCTGACGGGCCTAAGCAACATCGCTGCGGATGAGAAGTCCTATGATAACACGGGCAAAACCTTGCTGCCGCTCGATCCGGACGGTCTCGATCTGGAAGGCATCACATACAGCCCATCCGATGATACGTTCTGGCTCTCGGATGAATACCGCCCTTCGCTTATTCATATCAAACGCGACGGAACAGAAATTGCCCGTTATGTACCATTTGGCGACAAAGCGCTGCTGAAGGATGCACAAACGCCGATTATCGAAGCCATTCCGGCGATCTATGCGAAGCGCATCGCGAACCGCGGCTTTGAAGGCGTAACGATCAGCCCAGACGGCAAGTTCCTGTATGCTTCCATCCAAAGCCCGATGGCCGTGCCGGATCAAGCGACAGGCGAAGCGTCCCGCAACCTGCGTATTCTGAAGATGGACCTCAAGGCGCAGCAAATCGTCGGGGAGTATGTCTACGTAGCTGAGGATGCCAAGTCGTTCGTCAAAGTCAATCAGAAGGATGTCGTCATCTCCGACCTGTCGGCGATTTCGAGCGACGTGCTGCTGGTGGACGAGCGAGACAAGAACGAAGGAGCAGCCGCGCAAATCAAACGCGTATACAAGATCGACCTGTCCAAAGCAACGAACATTCTTGGCAAAGACATCAGCAATACGGTTGAAGGCGCAACGGCGGATCAATTCAAAGCGGCAAATATTACGACAGCTCCGAAGGAATTAGTTGTGGATTTGACGAAGCTCGGCTACCCGTTCGAGAAGTTCGAGGGTCTGACGGTCGTGAACAAGAATCGCATCGCGATTGCGAACGACAACGACTTCGGCGTAACGGAGTACGATGCGAACGGCGTGCTGAAGATCGTCGATAAGCCAACCCAAGTGTGGGAAATCGAAGTTAAAGATTTGTGGTAA
- a CDS encoding Gfo/Idh/MocA family oxidoreductase, producing MSDPVRVGLIGYGFAGSVFHAPVITSVPGMELTKVVERSGNRSQARYPGVEVLRDVRELYADDSVDLVVVTTPSTDHFDFVKDALLAGKHVVVEKPFTPTAEEAEELIALAKDKGKVLSVFHNRRFDGDFLTMQEVLRLGLLGQIMECEFRWDGFDPVMRSTNWREGHLPGTGVFYDLGVHLMDQALTLFGIPDSICGDVRIQRENAEAHDYFDVSLLYDNGPKIRLKSSKFVREPFPRYVVYGSDGTYTKYGIDPQEAALIAGAQPSKTRSWGKEPRELWGKINTSIGGLHVEGVVETTAGSYMDYYRNVMEHIKGQAELEVKPEQAALAIRLIELALQSSKEGRTLPVQIPAAASVNG from the coding sequence ATGAGCGATCCGGTCAGAGTCGGTTTAATCGGCTATGGATTTGCCGGTAGCGTCTTCCACGCACCGGTTATTACTTCCGTACCAGGCATGGAGCTGACCAAAGTCGTGGAGCGCAGCGGCAACCGATCGCAGGCGCGTTACCCTGGTGTGGAGGTACTTCGCGACGTGAGGGAGCTGTACGCCGACGACTCGGTCGATCTGGTCGTCGTGACGACGCCGAGCACGGACCACTTCGACTTCGTGAAGGATGCCCTGCTTGCAGGCAAGCATGTCGTCGTCGAGAAGCCGTTCACGCCGACTGCGGAGGAAGCGGAGGAGCTGATCGCTTTGGCCAAAGACAAAGGCAAGGTGCTGAGCGTCTTCCATAACCGCCGGTTTGACGGGGACTTCCTGACGATGCAAGAGGTGCTCCGCCTAGGGCTGCTCGGTCAAATCATGGAATGCGAGTTCCGTTGGGACGGCTTCGATCCCGTGATGCGCTCGACCAATTGGAGGGAAGGCCATTTGCCCGGCACGGGCGTCTTTTACGATCTTGGCGTCCATCTGATGGATCAGGCGCTCACGCTGTTCGGCATACCGGACTCGATTTGCGGCGATGTCCGCATTCAGCGCGAGAACGCGGAGGCACATGATTATTTCGACGTCTCGCTGCTTTACGATAATGGGCCGAAGATCCGGCTCAAATCGTCTAAGTTCGTGCGAGAACCGTTTCCGCGCTATGTGGTGTACGGCTCGGATGGGACATATACCAAGTATGGAATCGACCCGCAGGAAGCGGCGCTAATCGCCGGCGCGCAGCCCTCGAAGACGCGTAGCTGGGGCAAGGAGCCCCGGGAGCTGTGGGGCAAAATCAACACGTCCATCGGCGGACTGCATGTGGAGGGTGTCGTCGAGACGACCGCGGGCTCGTATATGGACTACTACCGGAACGTAATGGAGCATATCAAGGGGCAGGCCGAGCTGGAGGTCAAACCGGAGCAAGCCGCGCTGGCCATCAGGTTGATCGAGCTTGCGCTGCAAAGCAGCAAGGAAGGAAGAACGCTGCCGGTTCAGATTCCTGCGGCGGCTTCGGTGAACGGATAG
- a CDS encoding pyridoxamine 5'-phosphate oxidase family protein: MSYHPGEIEVQERAGVRLIAERNKGVYREMPDVAMDFLSSQPFLFLGAAEEDGTMWASAVFGVPGFVRASDPRTVIVGSLPADGDPLLRCLFAGNPVATIAMDFATRRRMRTNGMISAVGPASFTLQTDQVYGNCPKYIQAREWTLREGIQAESSTAGFMTLTKEALSLISRADTFFIASHHPESGADVSHRGGMPGFVVAEDNETLAFPDYRGNAMFNTLGNLNEYPQAGLLFIDFDSGSLLQLTGTVEIEWDVEGSPHDLLGTERIVRFHLERGRLMRNAMPLTWSPVQYSPANPKVRAEG; this comes from the coding sequence ATGAGCTATCATCCCGGCGAAATAGAGGTGCAGGAGCGGGCAGGCGTCAGACTTATCGCAGAACGAAACAAGGGGGTCTATCGCGAGATGCCGGACGTCGCAATGGATTTTCTATCCTCACAGCCGTTCCTCTTCCTCGGCGCAGCCGAGGAAGATGGCACGATGTGGGCTTCGGCCGTGTTCGGCGTGCCCGGTTTCGTACGGGCGTCAGACCCGCGCACCGTTATCGTCGGCAGCCTGCCTGCTGACGGGGACCCGCTCCTTCGCTGTCTATTCGCGGGCAATCCCGTCGCGACGATTGCGATGGATTTCGCGACCAGACGCCGGATGCGCACGAACGGGATGATTTCAGCCGTCGGCCCAGCGTCATTCACGCTGCAGACCGATCAGGTTTACGGCAATTGCCCTAAATACATTCAGGCGCGGGAATGGACACTGCGCGAAGGCATCCAGGCGGAGTCTTCCACTGCTGGGTTCATGACACTGACGAAAGAAGCGCTGTCGCTCATAAGCAGGGCGGATACATTCTTCATCGCCAGCCATCATCCGGAATCCGGGGCGGATGTGTCCCACCGGGGCGGCATGCCCGGGTTCGTCGTCGCCGAGGACAACGAAACGCTCGCGTTCCCCGACTATAGGGGCAACGCTATGTTCAACACGCTTGGCAACTTGAACGAGTACCCGCAAGCGGGGCTCCTCTTTATCGATTTCGATTCAGGCAGCCTGCTGCAGCTGACAGGTACGGTCGAGATCGAATGGGACGTCGAGGGAAGCCCGCATGATCTCCTCGGCACGGAACGTATCGTCCGATTCCATCTGGAACGGGGGCGGCTAATGAGAAACGCCATGCCGCTGACATGGAGTCCCGTTCAATACTCACCGGCTAACCCGAAGGTGCGTGCAGAAGGTTAA
- a CDS encoding dienelactone hydrolase family protein, with protein MNHPWEESLMWQPDDYLKQLYARTKPSAGFEAQTPEEWQLWRDGLRERFVELLGGFPGGRMKEPLTPVRLESVDCGTYIRERISMETYEGLFMPVYVLIPKAYKPEQGAVIALHGHGYGSRDIVGLHPDGTEKSGSDRGYQKDFAVELAQRGYLTVAPELFGFGDRKLAEDAEQSNSCHRLSTFLLAMGQTMAGYRVFETLRCVDYLLARGDVDAERIGVMGISGGGLVASFAAAIDDRISAAVVSGFTNTFEASILSIPHCIDNFVPGLSLLAEMPDLLGLIAPKPLLIEAGSQDPIFPEKATIAAYEGIKSVYACIGSESRLAFDHFEGGHVISGKLAYSWFQGMWISKEAV; from the coding sequence ATGAATCATCCCTGGGAGGAATCGCTCATGTGGCAGCCGGATGACTATTTGAAACAATTGTATGCGCGGACGAAACCATCCGCGGGCTTCGAAGCGCAGACGCCGGAGGAATGGCAGCTGTGGCGGGACGGGCTGCGGGAGCGTTTCGTAGAGCTGCTCGGCGGGTTTCCTGGCGGTCGAATGAAGGAGCCGCTTACGCCGGTTCGGCTGGAATCCGTCGACTGCGGCACGTATATCCGCGAGCGGATCAGCATGGAAACGTACGAGGGTCTCTTCATGCCGGTGTACGTCTTGATTCCGAAGGCGTACAAGCCGGAGCAAGGAGCAGTTATCGCCCTGCACGGGCATGGTTATGGCAGCCGGGACATCGTAGGCTTGCATCCGGACGGCACGGAGAAGAGCGGCTCGGATCGCGGCTACCAGAAGGACTTTGCCGTGGAGCTTGCTCAGCGCGGCTATCTTACCGTAGCCCCCGAGTTATTCGGCTTCGGTGACCGCAAGCTGGCCGAAGATGCCGAGCAGAGCAATTCCTGCCACCGGTTGTCTACGTTCCTGCTGGCTATGGGGCAGACGATGGCGGGCTATCGCGTCTTCGAAACGCTGCGATGCGTCGATTATTTGCTTGCGCGCGGCGACGTGGACGCGGAGCGGATTGGTGTCATGGGGATTTCGGGCGGCGGTCTTGTTGCCTCCTTTGCTGCAGCCATCGATGACCGCATCTCTGCTGCTGTCGTCAGTGGATTCACGAATACGTTTGAGGCCAGCATTTTATCCATCCCGCACTGCATCGACAATTTCGTACCGGGGCTCTCGCTGCTCGCCGAAATGCCGGACTTGCTGGGACTGATCGCGCCGAAGCCGCTGCTTATCGAAGCGGGATCGCAAGATCCTATTTTTCCGGAGAAAGCAACCATTGCGGCCTATGAAGGGATCAAGTCCGTATACGCATGCATCGGCAGCGAGTCGAGGCTGGCCTTCGACCATTTCGAGGGCGGACATGTGATTTCGGGCAAATTGGCTTATTCATGGTTTCAGGGGATGTGGATATCGAAGGAGGCTGTGTAA